In Armatimonadota bacterium, the following proteins share a genomic window:
- a CDS encoding isoprenylcysteine carboxylmethyltransferase family protein, whose translation MTFLRATYACWWAFLVIWLIASVRNKRTQSRMSIGSLLVYAVPLWVAAWLLLWNRLRHPVLAEMVIPRTVASGATGFVIVLLGLAVAVWARFTIGRNWSGTVTFKDDHKLVQNGPYAFVRHPIYTGLLLMFLGTAIAGGRLSGLVALPLAVLSCWIKLRQEEGLMVQHFGAQYTEYKTRVKALVPFVV comes from the coding sequence ATGACCTTTCTGCGAGCTACGTACGCATGCTGGTGGGCATTCCTGGTGATCTGGCTTATTGCTTCCGTCAGGAACAAGCGAACCCAGTCGCGCATGAGCATTGGCAGCTTGCTGGTTTACGCCGTGCCGCTCTGGGTGGCGGCCTGGCTGCTGCTCTGGAACCGGCTGAGACATCCGGTGCTGGCCGAGATGGTGATACCCCGCACCGTCGCGTCGGGTGCCACCGGCTTCGTTATCGTACTTCTTGGCCTCGCCGTGGCCGTTTGGGCGCGTTTCACCATTGGGCGCAACTGGAGCGGTACGGTCACCTTCAAGGACGATCATAAGCTGGTTCAAAATGGCCCGTATGCCTTTGTGAGGCACCCGATCTATACCGGATTGCTGCTCATGTTTCTCGGGACCGCTATCGCAGGTGGAAGGTTGAGCGGTCTGGTGGCTCTGCCTCTGGCGGTGCTGAGCTGCTGGATCAAGCTGAGGCAGGAGGAGGGGTTGATGGTGCAGCACTTTGGCGCGCAATATACCGAATACAAAACCCGCGTCAAAGCGCTGGTTCCCTTCGTTGTCTAA
- a CDS encoding FAD-dependent oxidoreductase has product MSRSGSVVVIGGGVVGCFIALNAARAGLKVRLLERGAADDRGCSFGNAGMVVPSHIAPLPAPGMVGAGLRMLANPRGPFAIRPRPDRDLLSWLNAFRRFCTHAHTERCMPILRDLHRAAQLIYSEHKSEWPQMQLRESGLLMLCATERGFEEEARAAARANELGVTAEVLSAAEADAKLGSCRFRGAGAAWFRDDCTLSPEGLMRELRAAAEQAGVVTSYGAGVDAIEARGVGVTGVRIGGETLPADSVVLAAGSWSAGLLRPLGIRLLLQAGKGCSFTLPEASRLPAVGAILTEARVAVTPMGSGVRFAGTMEIAGLDPRVNQRRAAGMRSRIPRYFPQYRAGDFVGLPVWSGLRPCTPDGLPVIGRCSSLPNLIVATGHAMMGISLAPITARLVTQLLRDEPPEQNIAPFAVERFESASTPAVLA; this is encoded by the coding sequence ATGAGCCGGTCCGGCTCCGTGGTGGTGATCGGCGGAGGCGTTGTGGGCTGCTTCATCGCGTTGAATGCCGCCCGGGCCGGCCTCAAAGTCAGGCTGCTCGAACGTGGCGCCGCCGACGACCGTGGCTGCAGCTTTGGGAACGCCGGCATGGTGGTGCCCAGCCACATCGCGCCGCTTCCGGCGCCGGGGATGGTTGGCGCCGGACTCCGCATGCTCGCCAATCCGCGCGGACCATTTGCCATTCGTCCGCGACCGGATCGTGACCTGTTGTCCTGGCTGAATGCCTTTCGCCGGTTCTGCACCCACGCGCACACGGAGCGCTGCATGCCGATCCTGCGCGATCTTCACCGCGCCGCCCAGCTCATCTATTCCGAGCACAAGTCCGAGTGGCCACAAATGCAGCTTCGTGAGAGTGGCCTCCTGATGCTGTGTGCCACCGAGCGGGGCTTCGAAGAGGAAGCCAGGGCTGCAGCCAGAGCGAACGAACTCGGTGTCACTGCCGAAGTGCTCTCGGCCGCCGAAGCCGACGCCAAACTGGGTAGCTGCAGGTTTCGTGGCGCCGGTGCGGCGTGGTTTCGCGATGACTGCACCCTTTCACCGGAGGGCTTGATGCGAGAGCTTCGCGCCGCTGCCGAACAGGCCGGAGTGGTGACATCGTACGGCGCCGGCGTCGATGCGATCGAGGCACGTGGTGTGGGCGTGACCGGCGTGCGGATTGGCGGCGAAACGCTTCCTGCCGATTCCGTGGTGCTGGCCGCCGGCTCCTGGTCTGCCGGCCTGCTGCGGCCGCTCGGCATTCGGCTGCTCCTGCAGGCCGGAAAGGGGTGCAGCTTCACGCTGCCGGAGGCCTCGCGCTTGCCGGCCGTTGGCGCGATACTCACCGAGGCACGCGTAGCCGTAACGCCGATGGGATCCGGCGTGAGATTTGCCGGAACGATGGAGATAGCCGGCCTGGACCCGCGCGTGAACCAGCGTCGCGCGGCCGGTATGCGCAGCCGGATACCGCGTTACTTTCCGCAGTACCGGGCCGGCGACTTTGTTGGCTTGCCGGTGTGGTCCGGGCTGCGCCCATGCACACCCGATGGCCTGCCGGTGATTGGGCGATGCAGCAGCCTGCCGAACCTGATTGTAGCCACGGGCCACGCCATGATGGGAATCAGCCTGGCGCCGATTACGGCCCGCCTGGTAACGCAACTGCTGCGGGATGAACCCCCGGAGCAAAACATCGCGCCATTTGCCGTCGAGCGTTTCGAGAGCGCCTCAACTCCAGCAGTTCTCGCATAA
- a CDS encoding proline racemase family protein, with product MQRIRVVDSHTAGEATRVVVEGSPPLDTGSMAERRRLFEEHFDIFRRSVILEPRGTEGMVGALLLTPEDPAAAAGVIFFNNRGCLGMCGHGAMGVVTTLAHLGRIDAGDHTIETPVGTITARLHRDGQVTIENVPARRTASAIRLEVPGAGAVCGDVAWGGNWFYITESCPILLKRSSIPELVDYSTRVWRALAAAGITGDDGAEIDHVELTAPPIDPANSGRNFVLCPGLAWDRSPCGTGTSAHLACLFADRRLQEGEPWRQEGILGTVFEATARAVPGGVVPSITGRAHITGEGELLVSPDDPFAYGIDLAREL from the coding sequence ATGCAGCGTATCCGGGTCGTTGACTCCCATACAGCGGGTGAGGCCACACGCGTGGTGGTGGAGGGCAGTCCGCCGCTCGATACGGGCAGCATGGCCGAGCGACGCCGCCTTTTTGAGGAGCATTTCGACATCTTCCGTCGTTCCGTCATCCTGGAACCGCGCGGGACCGAGGGAATGGTTGGGGCGCTGCTCTTGACGCCGGAGGATCCGGCAGCTGCGGCCGGCGTCATCTTCTTCAACAACCGCGGCTGCCTCGGAATGTGCGGGCACGGCGCCATGGGGGTTGTCACCACTCTGGCGCACCTGGGACGAATCGACGCCGGCGACCATACGATTGAAACCCCGGTTGGCACGATTACGGCCCGTCTTCATCGCGATGGCCAGGTGACGATCGAGAATGTACCCGCTCGCCGCACAGCCTCCGCCATCCGCCTCGAGGTTCCGGGCGCTGGCGCCGTGTGCGGAGATGTGGCATGGGGCGGCAACTGGTTCTACATCACGGAAAGCTGCCCGATTCTGCTTAAGCGGAGTTCGATTCCCGAATTGGTGGACTACTCCACCCGCGTATGGCGAGCGCTTGCAGCGGCCGGCATCACGGGCGACGACGGCGCCGAGATCGATCACGTAGAGTTGACCGCTCCACCCATTGACCCCGCCAATTCGGGACGCAATTTCGTGCTGTGTCCCGGTCTCGCATGGGATCGCTCGCCGTGCGGCACCGGTACCAGCGCGCATCTCGCCTGCCTTTTCGCCGATCGCCGCCTTCAGGAGGGCGAGCCCTGGCGCCAGGAGGGCATTCTGGGAACGGTGTTCGAAGCAACGGCACGAGCCGTTCCCGGCGGAGTGGTTCCATCGATTACCGGGCGGGCGCATATCACCGGCGAGGGCGAGTTACTGGTGTCGCCTGACGATCCCTTTGCGTATGGCATCGATCTGGCCCGCGAGTTATGA
- a CDS encoding dihydrodipicolinate synthase family protein, whose product MNIVWQGVFPAVTTQFHSNGTLDLPATARHIEALISAGVQGLVMLGSLGENTAHEPHEKLAVMEMALGVTGGRVPVLSGVAECTTAMACRYGGECRRLGADGLMLLPGMVYRSDPRETVAHFRTVARSVDLPIICYNNPIAYGVDITPDMFAELARERNLEAIKESSGDTRRFTDLFNTVGERYRLFAGVDDLIMECTLLGGVGWIAGAGLALPVENQYLWNLMMAGRWDDARAIYRWMMPVLHLDVGPKFIQKIKLAVQEAGLGAEWVRAPRLPLDGSDRTATISAIQTALASRPAMPAVD is encoded by the coding sequence GTGAACATCGTGTGGCAAGGCGTATTTCCCGCCGTTACAACCCAGTTCCACTCAAACGGAACGCTCGATCTGCCCGCCACGGCAAGGCACATTGAGGCCCTTATTTCGGCCGGCGTGCAGGGCCTGGTGATGCTTGGCTCTCTCGGTGAGAACACGGCTCACGAGCCACACGAGAAGCTGGCGGTGATGGAGATGGCGCTCGGCGTAACGGGCGGCCGCGTACCGGTACTGAGTGGAGTCGCCGAGTGCACCACCGCCATGGCTTGCCGGTATGGCGGCGAGTGCCGCCGATTGGGCGCAGACGGCCTGATGCTTCTTCCCGGGATGGTATACCGCTCCGATCCACGCGAAACCGTCGCCCATTTCCGCACCGTCGCACGCTCTGTGGATCTACCGATCATCTGTTACAACAACCCGATCGCGTATGGTGTGGATATCACGCCCGATATGTTTGCTGAGTTGGCGCGTGAGCGGAACCTGGAAGCTATCAAGGAGTCATCCGGCGACACGCGCCGATTCACCGACCTGTTTAACACGGTAGGTGAGCGGTACCGTCTGTTTGCAGGCGTAGACGATCTGATTATGGAGTGCACGCTGCTGGGAGGCGTAGGCTGGATCGCCGGGGCCGGGCTGGCTCTGCCGGTTGAGAATCAATACCTGTGGAACCTGATGATGGCCGGGCGGTGGGACGATGCCCGGGCGATCTACCGGTGGATGATGCCGGTTCTGCACCTGGATGTGGGTCCCAAGTTCATCCAGAAGATCAAGCTGGCGGTACAGGAAGCCGGTCTCGGAGCGGAGTGGGTGCGCGCTCCGCGGCTGCCGCTGGATGGGTCCGACCGCACTGCTACGATTAGCGCAATTCAAACAGCTCTGGCATCCAGGCCCGCCATGCCGGCGGTGGATTAA
- a CDS encoding YciI family protein — translation MHILLTYTVCEDYPARRVPFRSAHLAHARAAFERGELALAGALDDPPDGAVLVFRGGDPAIAEMFARADPYVQNGLVTEWKTRKWSTVIGDGAKLPELPPE, via the coding sequence ATGCACATCCTGTTGACGTATACCGTATGTGAAGACTATCCCGCCCGGCGTGTTCCATTCCGGTCGGCGCATCTGGCTCACGCCCGTGCTGCATTCGAGCGCGGCGAACTGGCCCTAGCCGGCGCTCTGGATGACCCACCAGACGGCGCCGTGCTGGTATTTCGCGGTGGTGACCCGGCGATTGCGGAGATGTTCGCCCGCGCCGATCCCTACGTGCAGAACGGCCTGGTCACGGAGTGGAAAACGCGAAAGTGGAGCACCGTGATCGGCGATGGAGCGAAGCTGCCCGAACTTCCGCCGGAATAA
- a CDS encoding acyl-CoA thioesterase gives MAGGLPGTPRVFRMPVGVESADIDRLRHVNNIVYLRWALEAARAHWEELSSEAIRAEVVWVVRRHNLEYLKPAFADDDLEAVTWVEAASGATCTRRVEILRHGEPQPLMVAITTWVAVDAGTGRPRRMDDRLKRLFCQP, from the coding sequence GTGGCCGGTGGCCTGCCCGGCACGCCACGCGTGTTCCGGATGCCGGTGGGCGTGGAGTCGGCCGATATCGACCGTCTCCGTCACGTGAACAACATCGTCTACCTGCGATGGGCCCTTGAGGCTGCGCGGGCGCACTGGGAGGAGCTGAGTTCGGAAGCCATCCGCGCCGAGGTCGTTTGGGTAGTTCGACGCCACAACCTGGAGTACCTCAAGCCGGCGTTTGCGGATGACGATCTGGAGGCCGTGACCTGGGTTGAAGCGGCCTCGGGCGCCACCTGCACGCGGCGCGTGGAGATTCTCCGGCATGGCGAACCGCAGCCGCTGATGGTTGCCATCACCACCTGGGTTGCGGTGGATGCCGGCACCGGTCGGCCACGCCGAATGGATGACCGGCTCAAGCGGCTCTTCTGCCAACCGTAA
- a CDS encoding GDSL family lipase, which produces MRTAFVTLSLVCVFCAALAGAQQTALPVSVAPSNRLVRTIGRWDVSDPHGPRCAWPASEMQFRFRGSAASIAFNESGNDEWQVVVDGVPTAVLRLTPGGSMQPVAADLRSGAHTVSLVKRTEAFVGTTQITAIELSASGRLLPLPRPSARNVEVIGDSISCGYGNLGKDQYQHFSVDTEDAYLSYGAVAARLLGANYTCVAWSGRKLWPDNTIPEIYNRTLPQDAASRWDYSRWTPSAIVINLATNDFGAGIPDEAAWTGAYESFIARLLRHYPAARIYCASGPMMSDAYPPGKNALTTLIAYLGKIVADEHAAGNRRVAVLEFATQDAKNGYGSDWHPSVKTDAIMAETMARRIGHDEHWKLAP; this is translated from the coding sequence GTGCGAACCGCTTTTGTAACCCTATCGCTCGTGTGCGTGTTCTGCGCAGCTCTCGCCGGCGCGCAGCAAACCGCTCTACCTGTTTCGGTTGCGCCGTCGAACAGACTGGTGCGAACGATCGGCCGCTGGGACGTCAGCGATCCGCACGGCCCTCGATGCGCCTGGCCGGCGTCGGAGATGCAGTTTCGATTCCGTGGCTCAGCGGCCAGCATCGCCTTCAACGAATCGGGCAATGATGAGTGGCAGGTGGTCGTCGACGGCGTTCCAACGGCGGTGCTTCGGCTTACGCCGGGAGGATCGATGCAGCCGGTAGCTGCCGATCTCAGAAGCGGCGCGCATACGGTAAGCCTTGTAAAGCGCACGGAAGCGTTTGTGGGCACCACGCAGATCACCGCGATCGAACTATCCGCCAGCGGGCGGCTCCTGCCGCTTCCGCGGCCCTCCGCGCGGAATGTGGAGGTGATCGGTGACTCCATCAGCTGCGGCTATGGCAACCTTGGCAAAGATCAGTACCAGCACTTTTCGGTGGATACCGAGGATGCCTACCTCAGTTATGGCGCAGTGGCTGCGCGCCTGCTCGGCGCCAACTATACCTGCGTCGCGTGGTCCGGCCGAAAGCTCTGGCCCGACAACACGATCCCGGAGATCTACAACCGCACGCTGCCCCAGGATGCGGCCAGCAGGTGGGACTATTCGCGCTGGACGCCGAGCGCCATTGTGATCAATCTGGCCACTAACGACTTTGGCGCCGGTATTCCGGATGAGGCCGCGTGGACCGGCGCATATGAGTCGTTTATCGCGCGGCTGCTTCGCCACTATCCTGCCGCCCGCATCTACTGCGCCTCCGGCCCAATGATGTCGGACGCGTATCCGCCCGGAAAGAACGCCCTCACCACTCTGATCGCCTATCTCGGGAAGATCGTCGCGGATGAACACGCGGCGGGAAACCGGCGCGTTGCGGTGCTGGAATTCGCTACGCAGGATGCGAAGAACGGTTACGGTTCGGACTGGCATCCGTCGGTGAAAACCGACGCCATCATGGCGGAGACGATGGCGCGACGCATCGGTCACGATGAGCACTGGAAGTTGGCCCCATAG
- a CDS encoding LacI family DNA-binding transcriptional regulator, producing MARITLRDVANAAGTSVSAVSAVVNANPRHNIRVSTATRDRIQKAAAALDYSPNLLARSLVTRKTGVLGLVFPYAHAYTENNPFFSEVLSGVFQAVIAAGYNVMLHTGIGDDWDAADENTQPDPRTDGLILVLPRTESLIAERCIKQRIPFVSLVCRPGWPDGYVINADEFHGGWLAVRHLTELGHKRIAHFTGNPRIATSAPRLEGYLAALGAAGLEADEQLIVPSNFNGQAGYEAMCHVLALPKSNWPTAIFAANDLCAEGALRAITEQGLSVPHDFSLVGYDDTWFGAMLQPSLTSVHMPIAEMGAHGVSMLIELLEGRGVPNPQPVLPVHLTVRQSSGPPARR from the coding sequence GTGGCTCGAATTACGCTTCGCGACGTGGCCAACGCAGCCGGCACGTCGGTGTCGGCCGTCTCCGCGGTTGTCAACGCCAATCCGCGCCACAACATCCGCGTGAGCACGGCCACGCGCGACCGGATCCAGAAGGCGGCGGCGGCGCTGGACTACTCGCCAAACCTGCTTGCCCGCAGCCTGGTCACCCGGAAAACGGGAGTCCTCGGCCTTGTTTTTCCCTACGCGCACGCATACACGGAAAACAACCCGTTCTTTTCGGAGGTGCTTTCGGGCGTGTTTCAGGCCGTTATCGCCGCCGGCTACAACGTGATGCTGCATACCGGCATCGGTGATGACTGGGACGCAGCCGACGAAAATACGCAGCCGGATCCCCGCACTGATGGCTTGATCCTGGTGCTGCCACGTACCGAGAGCCTAATCGCAGAGCGGTGCATCAAGCAGCGCATACCCTTCGTTTCTTTGGTGTGCCGGCCGGGTTGGCCCGATGGCTACGTCATCAATGCCGATGAGTTTCACGGAGGCTGGCTGGCAGTGCGACACCTTACCGAGCTGGGGCACAAGCGAATCGCGCATTTCACCGGCAATCCCAGGATCGCCACCAGCGCACCCCGGTTAGAGGGCTATCTCGCCGCGCTTGGCGCTGCCGGGCTGGAAGCCGACGAACAGCTCATCGTTCCCTCCAACTTCAACGGACAGGCCGGCTACGAAGCCATGTGCCATGTGCTGGCGCTCCCCAAATCGAACTGGCCGACCGCGATTTTCGCGGCGAATGACCTGTGTGCTGAAGGCGCCCTCCGAGCGATTACGGAGCAAGGGCTGAGCGTCCCGCATGACTTTTCTCTGGTGGGTTACGACGACACCTGGTTCGGCGCAATGCTGCAGCCCTCACTGACAAGTGTACATATGCCCATCGCCGAGATGGGCGCCCACGGTGTTTCCATGCTGATAGAACTCCTGGAAGGCCGCGGTGTTCCGAATCCGCAGCCCGTTTTGCCGGTGCACCTTACCGTGCGCCAATCCAGCGGCCCGCCGGCGCGCCGCTAA
- a CDS encoding TIGR03790 family protein, whose amino-acid sequence MITPSTHRIVRFSTLAAMLGVGMVSIGGAAAGAKTSHHPSPPRPVPDTERVLVVENASSPASVTIANDYMLRRHVHNIVKIQCADSAVSAANETTTWKVFETAILGPVVDFVEAHPAIDFIVLTKGVPIRIADAPGMGLHNTTPSVDSTLAAIGYDSNPAAERFHINDSGFTGTGWANRFWRSEVPFSHARFGGYLVTRLDGYTVADAIALTTRSLEATRPPTGDILLDTNPGTGYVLINDQPLGIFDAAKPGDPTRTLPDITYNNYNTDMVKAAMMLESRHVPVELDLRPKFVGNRQDLAGYASWGSNDGNFDPKAYHSLTFAPGAIGDTAVSTSGRTFLPTTGGQSLVADLIAQGITGVKGYSDEPLLSAISSPSVLFKRYTEGWTLAESFYAASRFLGWEDIVLGDPICRPYARRMPAEAPTAPHTSRHAPARRRAVKHRP is encoded by the coding sequence ATGATCACTCCCTCCACACATCGCATCGTGCGATTCTCCACTCTGGCGGCAATGCTTGGCGTCGGCATGGTGAGCATCGGCGGTGCCGCGGCTGGCGCGAAGACTTCGCATCATCCGTCGCCACCGCGCCCGGTGCCCGACACGGAACGTGTTCTTGTGGTGGAAAACGCCTCCAGCCCGGCCTCAGTGACCATCGCAAACGACTATATGCTTCGCCGGCACGTCCACAATATCGTCAAGATTCAATGTGCCGATTCGGCAGTTTCGGCTGCGAACGAAACCACCACGTGGAAGGTATTCGAGACCGCAATCCTCGGTCCCGTGGTTGACTTCGTGGAAGCTCACCCGGCAATCGATTTCATTGTGCTCACAAAGGGCGTACCGATCCGAATCGCCGATGCTCCGGGCATGGGCCTTCATAACACCACGCCATCGGTAGATAGCACTCTGGCCGCAATCGGCTACGACTCCAATCCGGCAGCGGAGCGGTTTCATATCAACGACAGCGGCTTTACCGGTACTGGTTGGGCAAACCGGTTCTGGCGGTCGGAGGTTCCATTTTCGCACGCGCGTTTCGGCGGCTATCTGGTTACGCGGCTCGATGGGTACACGGTAGCGGACGCCATCGCGCTGACCACGCGGTCGCTGGAGGCAACCCGCCCACCCACGGGCGATATTCTGCTCGACACGAACCCGGGAACCGGCTATGTGCTGATCAATGATCAACCCCTGGGTATATTCGACGCGGCAAAGCCCGGCGATCCCACCCGGACACTTCCGGACATCACCTACAACAACTACAATACCGACATGGTGAAGGCGGCGATGATGCTGGAATCGCGGCATGTGCCGGTGGAACTCGATCTGAGGCCGAAGTTCGTGGGCAATCGCCAGGACCTGGCCGGCTATGCATCCTGGGGCAGCAACGACGGCAACTTCGATCCAAAAGCGTACCACTCGCTGACGTTTGCACCGGGCGCTATCGGCGACACCGCCGTCTCAACCAGCGGCCGAACGTTTCTGCCAACCACGGGCGGTCAGTCGCTGGTGGCCGACCTGATTGCGCAGGGAATAACCGGTGTAAAGGGCTACAGCGATGAACCCCTTCTGAGCGCGATTTCCAGTCCATCCGTGCTCTTCAAGCGGTATACCGAAGGCTGGACGCTGGCGGAGAGTTTTTACGCCGCATCACGGTTTCTCGGGTGGGAGGATATCGTGCTGGGCGATCCCATCTGCCGTCCGTATGCAAGGCGCATGCCGGCCGAAGCGCCCACGGCGCCCCACACGAGCAGGCACGCGCCGGCGCGGAGGCGGGCGGTCAAACATCGGCCTTGA
- a CDS encoding zf-TFIIB domain-containing protein — translation MTEACPGCAAPMKQETFHGAVINVCGACEGIWFEGGELRDLLEQDPHVFTDLAAAEAQPGGAVKKAPSTLTCPQCVVPLEAQHYLVTSPVIIHGCPQCGGLWVPADELVKMQQTLDASRQPLTPQEDAAISMAAMTAKHEAFMARQQSLTQLFTRLDRYYSGWWGLI, via the coding sequence ATGACGGAAGCCTGCCCCGGATGTGCGGCCCCGATGAAGCAGGAGACCTTTCACGGCGCCGTTATCAATGTGTGCGGCGCGTGCGAAGGCATCTGGTTTGAAGGTGGCGAGCTCAGGGACCTGCTGGAGCAGGATCCGCACGTGTTCACCGATCTGGCCGCTGCCGAGGCACAGCCGGGCGGCGCGGTGAAGAAGGCGCCTTCCACGCTCACCTGCCCGCAGTGCGTGGTCCCGCTCGAGGCACAGCACTATCTGGTTACCTCGCCGGTGATCATCCATGGCTGCCCGCAGTGCGGCGGCCTCTGGGTGCCCGCCGATGAGTTGGTGAAGATGCAGCAGACGCTGGATGCGAGCCGCCAGCCACTGACTCCGCAGGAGGATGCCGCGATCTCGATGGCCGCGATGACGGCAAAGCATGAGGCGTTCATGGCGCGCCAGCAGAGCCTGACGCAGTTGTTCACCCGGCTGGATCGGTACTATTCGGGATGGTGGGGATTGATCTAG
- a CDS encoding helix-turn-helix domain-containing protein: protein MTLDADTCFRAAAARDARFDGLFFIGVHSTGIYCRPICPAPPALRRNCTIYPSAAAAERDHLRPCLRCRPELAPGCARIDSAPRLAADSVSLIEDGALSELNVRQLAARLGVSERHLRRVVRTEFGVSPVELAQTHRLLTAKRLLTDTALPLSEVAFASGFASLRRFNALFAERYRLAPGELRRSRAAAMAPPSLTCDLAYRPPLDWQSLLGWMRRRAIAGVEVVSAARYERTLRHGPHSGWLTVEHLPERHLIRAQLSASLAPALVAITAQIKRAFDVGANPAAISETLGRLAAPHPGLRIPGAFDGFETSVRAILGQQVSVPAASTLMNRTVCAFGTGIETGRAGLEWLTPKADAVAAAPQEQLHALGITPARARCIQSLARAAASGAVDLSPGGDVERKIAGLMQLSGIGAWTANTIAMRVYGWPDAFPHTDLGITKALGTRNPAEVLRTAETWRPWRAYAAMHLWKSQEVVR from the coding sequence ATGACGCTGGATGCCGACACCTGTTTCCGCGCGGCTGCCGCCCGCGACGCGCGCTTCGACGGCCTGTTCTTTATCGGTGTGCACAGCACCGGTATCTACTGCCGCCCGATCTGCCCGGCCCCTCCCGCCCTTCGCAGGAACTGTACGATCTACCCGAGCGCGGCCGCGGCGGAGCGGGATCACCTCCGACCCTGTCTGCGCTGCCGGCCCGAGCTTGCCCCGGGCTGCGCCCGCATCGACTCGGCGCCGCGCCTCGCGGCGGATTCCGTCAGCCTCATTGAGGACGGGGCGCTTTCCGAGCTGAACGTGCGGCAGCTGGCTGCCCGCCTGGGCGTGTCCGAACGCCATTTGCGGCGGGTTGTGCGCACGGAGTTTGGAGTATCTCCCGTCGAGCTTGCCCAGACCCATCGCCTGCTTACCGCAAAGCGACTTCTCACCGACACCGCCCTTCCGTTATCGGAAGTGGCGTTTGCCAGCGGCTTCGCGAGCCTGCGGCGGTTTAACGCGCTCTTTGCCGAGCGATACCGTCTCGCACCGGGAGAGCTGCGCCGATCACGTGCCGCCGCCATGGCGCCGCCGAGCCTGACGTGTGACCTGGCATACCGGCCGCCACTCGACTGGCAGTCGCTGCTTGGCTGGATGAGGCGCCGCGCGATTGCCGGCGTGGAGGTGGTTTCAGCCGCCCGGTACGAGCGAACCCTGCGCCACGGGCCACATTCAGGCTGGCTGACCGTGGAACATCTGCCCGAGCGGCACCTCATCCGGGCGCAACTGTCCGCTTCGCTGGCGCCGGCGCTGGTTGCCATAACGGCACAGATCAAGCGCGCGTTCGACGTTGGCGCCAACCCGGCGGCAATCTCCGAAACGCTGGGCCGGCTGGCGGCGCCGCATCCGGGTCTCCGGATACCGGGAGCCTTCGACGGCTTCGAGACCTCCGTGCGCGCGATCCTGGGGCAGCAGGTCTCTGTGCCTGCCGCTTCAACGTTGATGAATCGCACCGTGTGCGCGTTCGGAACCGGAATTGAGACCGGCAGGGCCGGACTGGAGTGGCTCACGCCGAAGGCAGATGCCGTGGCGGCCGCGCCGCAGGAGCAGCTGCACGCTCTGGGGATAACGCCCGCCCGCGCGCGATGCATCCAGTCGCTCGCCCGGGCCGCGGCCAGCGGCGCCGTCGACCTCTCGCCTGGCGGTGACGTGGAACGAAAGATCGCCGGCCTGATGCAGCTCTCCGGCATCGGGGCGTGGACGGCGAACACGATCGCCATGCGTGTTTATGGGTGGCCCGACGCCTTCCCGCACACCGATCTTGGTATCACCAAAGCGCTTGGCACGCGCAATCCGGCCGAGGTTCTGCGGACCGCGGAGACCTGGCGCCCCTGGAGGGCTTACGCCGCGATGCATCTCTGGAAATCGCAGGAGGTGGTGCGTTGA
- a CDS encoding methylated-DNA--[protein]-cysteine S-methyltransferase: protein MTWFCTLPSPIGELTVTSDGEALTGLYLPQCRYGPANTDGWKRDEAARPFDDVAKQLDAWFAGRLTEFHLNLRPAGTPFQQEVWRCLCSIPYGATATYGEVAGLTGRPSASRAVGLANARNPIALVVPCHRVIGSGGRLTGYGGGLPLKQALIQFEAEVRMYGPTQFACRWPNLTAET, encoded by the coding sequence TTGACCTGGTTTTGCACTCTGCCGAGTCCCATTGGCGAGCTGACTGTGACGTCCGATGGCGAAGCGCTGACGGGCCTCTACCTGCCGCAATGCCGGTACGGTCCCGCCAACACAGATGGCTGGAAACGCGATGAAGCCGCCCGCCCGTTTGACGACGTAGCGAAGCAGTTGGATGCGTGGTTCGCCGGACGGCTTACCGAGTTTCATCTGAACCTCCGCCCGGCCGGCACGCCGTTTCAGCAGGAGGTTTGGCGCTGCCTGTGCTCCATTCCATACGGCGCCACGGCAACCTACGGAGAGGTTGCCGGGTTGACGGGACGACCCAGCGCCTCGCGGGCCGTTGGGCTTGCAAACGCCCGCAATCCGATTGCGCTGGTTGTTCCATGCCACCGCGTCATCGGTTCCGGTGGCCGGCTCACGGGCTACGGTGGCGGCCTGCCGCTGAAGCAGGCGCTTATCCAATTCGAGGCCGAAGTGCGCATGTATGGCCCTACGCAGTTTGCGTGCCGTTGGCCAAACCTGACGGCGGAGACATGA